A genome region from Arthrobacter sp. SLBN-100 includes the following:
- a CDS encoding DUF7455 domain-containing protein, which produces MTTAVADRTLNALDRCDRCGAQAYVRVVLESSGGELLFCGHHARAVEATLKPLSSDWHDETGKLHEKAAVEID; this is translated from the coding sequence ATGACAACAGCAGTGGCAGACCGCACACTCAACGCACTGGACCGGTGCGACCGTTGCGGAGCCCAGGCATATGTGCGGGTTGTACTCGAGTCCTCCGGCGGTGAGTTGCTGTTCTGCGGCCACCACGCCCGTGCAGTTGAAGCGACGCTCAAGCCGTTGAGCTCCGACTGGCACGATGAGACGGGGAAGCTTCACGAGAAAGCTGCCGTAGAAATCGACTAG
- the sucB gene encoding 2-oxoglutarate dehydrogenase, E2 component, dihydrolipoamide succinyltransferase has product MSESVNLPALGESVTEGTVTRWLKQVGDRVEVDEPLLEVSTDKVDTEIPSPVAGVIEEILVAEDETAEVGAPLVRIGDGSGGGAPAAAPAEEAPAQSAPAQEAPAAAPAEEAPAQEAPAQSAPAQAAPAAEAPAAGGGEGHEVTLPALGESVTEGTVTRWLKAVGDSVEVDEPLLEVSTDKVDTEIPSPVAGTLQEIRVNEDETAEVGSVLAVIGSGAAAAPAEAPSTEAPAQEAPAQEAPKAEAPKAEAPAPAPQAAPAAAPAAAPAPAAAPAAAESAPAAGGSDSGYVTPLVRKLANQHGVDIASLSGTGVGGRIRKQDVMAAAEAKAAPAAAPAAAPAASAPAASNAVVSSLRGTTQKAPRIRQVIARRMRESLEVSTQLTQVHEVDMTKVAKLRARAKNSFQAQNGVKLTFLPFIAKAVAEALKQHPKLNAAYDEDKQEITYHNAEHLAVAVDTDKGLLVPVISDAGNLNLAGLAGKIADVASRTRDGKIGPDELSGGTFSITNIGSVGALFDTPIINQPQVGILGTGAIVKRAVVVADENGDDSIAIRSMMYLSLTYDHRLVDGADAGRFLQTLKARLEEGAFEADLGL; this is encoded by the coding sequence ATGTCTGAATCCGTTAACTTGCCCGCCCTCGGTGAGAGCGTCACCGAAGGAACCGTCACCCGCTGGCTCAAGCAGGTAGGTGACCGGGTAGAGGTGGACGAGCCGCTGCTCGAAGTTTCCACCGACAAAGTAGACACTGAAATCCCCTCTCCTGTCGCTGGCGTGATTGAGGAAATCCTGGTTGCCGAGGACGAGACCGCCGAGGTGGGCGCTCCCCTGGTCCGCATCGGCGACGGCTCCGGCGGCGGCGCGCCTGCCGCTGCACCGGCCGAGGAAGCTCCGGCCCAGTCGGCACCGGCACAGGAAGCTCCAGCTGCCGCACCTGCCGAAGAAGCACCGGCACAGGAAGCTCCGGCCCAGTCTGCACCTGCACAGGCAGCACCCGCGGCAGAGGCACCGGCAGCCGGCGGCGGCGAAGGCCACGAGGTCACCCTCCCGGCCCTGGGCGAGAGCGTGACCGAAGGCACCGTGACCCGTTGGCTGAAGGCCGTTGGCGATTCCGTTGAGGTTGACGAGCCCCTCCTGGAAGTTTCCACCGACAAGGTGGACACCGAAATCCCGTCCCCCGTTGCCGGCACCCTGCAGGAGATCCGCGTCAACGAAGACGAAACCGCAGAGGTCGGTTCCGTCCTGGCCGTCATCGGTTCCGGGGCCGCAGCTGCCCCCGCCGAAGCACCCTCCACCGAGGCGCCGGCCCAGGAAGCACCGGCACAGGAAGCTCCCAAGGCTGAAGCCCCGAAGGCCGAAGCCCCTGCACCTGCCCCGCAGGCAGCACCCGCTGCTGCACCGGCAGCAGCACCCGCCCCTGCGGCAGCACCGGCAGCCGCCGAGTCCGCACCCGCAGCCGGCGGTTCCGACTCCGGCTACGTCACTCCCCTGGTCCGCAAGCTGGCCAACCAGCACGGCGTGGACATCGCGTCGCTCTCGGGCACCGGCGTGGGCGGACGCATCCGCAAGCAGGACGTCATGGCCGCCGCCGAAGCCAAGGCCGCTCCGGCCGCAGCCCCGGCAGCAGCGCCTGCCGCGTCTGCCCCGGCAGCGTCCAACGCCGTTGTTTCCTCGCTGCGCGGCACCACGCAGAAGGCACCGCGCATCCGCCAGGTCATCGCCCGCCGCATGCGCGAGTCCCTCGAGGTCTCCACTCAGCTGACCCAGGTCCATGAAGTGGACATGACCAAGGTGGCCAAGCTCCGCGCCCGCGCCAAGAACTCGTTCCAGGCACAGAACGGCGTCAAGCTGACGTTCCTGCCGTTCATCGCCAAGGCCGTTGCCGAGGCACTCAAGCAGCACCCCAAGCTCAACGCTGCTTACGACGAGGACAAGCAGGAAATCACCTATCACAACGCCGAGCACCTGGCCGTCGCCGTCGACACGGACAAGGGCCTGCTGGTTCCGGTCATCTCCGACGCCGGCAACCTGAACCTTGCCGGACTGGCCGGCAAGATCGCCGACGTTGCCAGCCGCACCCGTGACGGCAAGATCGGTCCGGACGAGCTGTCCGGCGGTACCTTCAGCATCACCAACATCGGTTCCGTCGGGGCCCTGTTCGATACCCCGATCATCAACCAGCCGCAGGTGGGCATCCTGGGCACCGGCGCCATCGTCAAGCGCGCCGTGGTTGTTGCCGACGAGAACGGTGACGACTCGATCGCCATCCGCTCCATGATGTACCTGTCGCTGACGTACGACCACCGCCTGGTGGACGGCGCGGACGCCGGCCGGTTCCTCCAGACCCTGAAGGCACGCCTCGAAGAGGGCGCCTTCGAGGCGGACCTGGGGCTGTAG
- a CDS encoding proteasome assembly chaperone family protein: protein MLERISGSLLDPDALYASNIELFHSPDLKGLNLVMGFTGFADAGQVVKQINAELLDSLDAQPVAVFDADQLIDYRSRRPHLTFVEDHLQDYQEPRLALYRLVDGLGNPFLLLAGFEPDLQWERFARAVVGIVEKLDVNLVTWIHSIPMPVPHTRPVGVTVHGNRPELIEGISVWKPTVEVPAAVGHILELRLVEAGRNVAGYVIHVPHYLAEAEYPTAAVAGLEYLGAATSLMLPSDRLREAGREVSRQIAEQIEASEEVQQVVSRLESRYDEKAEGTVRRSLLADENDELPNADVLGAAVEAYLARENPGQ from the coding sequence GTGCTTGAACGGATCTCCGGCTCCCTGCTGGACCCCGACGCGCTCTATGCAAGCAACATCGAGCTGTTCCACAGCCCGGACCTCAAGGGGCTGAACCTGGTGATGGGCTTCACCGGATTCGCCGACGCCGGGCAGGTGGTGAAGCAGATCAACGCTGAACTGCTGGACTCGCTCGACGCCCAGCCCGTAGCAGTCTTCGACGCCGATCAGCTGATCGATTACCGCTCCCGCAGGCCGCACCTGACGTTTGTCGAGGACCACCTGCAGGACTACCAGGAACCCCGCCTTGCCCTCTACCGGCTGGTGGACGGCCTGGGCAATCCCTTCCTGCTGCTGGCAGGCTTCGAACCGGACCTGCAATGGGAACGGTTTGCCCGGGCAGTGGTGGGCATTGTGGAGAAACTCGACGTCAACCTGGTCACGTGGATCCACTCGATCCCCATGCCCGTTCCCCACACCCGTCCGGTGGGCGTCACGGTCCATGGCAACCGGCCGGAACTGATCGAGGGCATCTCGGTGTGGAAGCCCACGGTTGAAGTGCCCGCGGCGGTGGGTCACATCCTTGAGCTGCGCCTCGTGGAGGCAGGCCGCAACGTGGCCGGCTACGTCATCCATGTGCCGCACTACCTGGCGGAGGCCGAATACCCCACCGCCGCCGTCGCAGGCCTGGAATACCTGGGCGCCGCCACCTCCCTGATGCTTCCCTCGGACAGGCTCCGGGAGGCCGGCCGTGAGGTCAGCCGCCAGATCGCGGAGCAGATCGAGGCCTCCGAGGAAGTCCAGCAGGTGGTGTCGCGGCTCGAATCCCGTTACGACGAAAAGGCCGAAGGCACCGTCCGGCGCTCCCTCCTTGCGGACGAAAATGACGAGCTGCCCAACGCGGATGTCCTCGGCGCCGCTGTGGAGGCCTATCTCGCCCGCGAAAACCCCGGCCAATAG
- a CDS encoding leucyl aminopeptidase codes for MVKNTEINLSTLARDLKKSPSDAVVIGVGKGTDGPVLLDNPLTAKSAEALASSLNSLGVTGAADQIVRLPGLPETGAGILVLAGTGSVSAGKPLAGEALRRAAGSAVRQLAGLATVVLALPTASLADVAAVAEGAALGAYAFTEFRSSKDGLKDPVKNAVIFTDLAGNEGVDAALKRAGLIGKAVNATRSLVNQPPSHLYPETFAEAAKDLAKGLPVKVTVWDEKRLEKEGFSGIMGVGKGSARQPRLVKVEYSPAKATSKIALVGKGITFDTGGISIKPALGMGDMKSDMAGAAVVLNTVLALAGLGLPVKATAWLCIAENMPSGAASRPADVLTMFGGKTVEVLNTDAEGRLVMADGIVAASREYPDAIIDVATLTGAQLIALGNRTAGVMGSDSVTGALRVAADRAGELVWPMPLPEELRPSLDSQVADLANIGERHGGMMTAAVFLREFVGKGKDGEQIPWAHIDIAGPSFNNGSPYGYTHKQGTGCTVRTLVAYVEDILAAAS; via the coding sequence GTGGTCAAGAATACTGAAATCAACCTTAGTACCCTCGCCAGGGACCTGAAGAAGAGCCCCAGTGACGCAGTCGTCATCGGTGTGGGGAAGGGCACTGACGGTCCGGTCCTCCTTGACAACCCGCTGACGGCCAAGAGCGCAGAGGCCCTGGCCAGCTCCCTCAATTCCCTGGGCGTGACCGGCGCAGCCGACCAGATCGTCCGCCTGCCCGGACTTCCGGAAACGGGCGCCGGAATCCTGGTCCTCGCCGGCACCGGCAGCGTCTCGGCCGGAAAGCCGCTGGCCGGAGAAGCGCTCCGCCGGGCGGCAGGTTCCGCTGTCCGCCAGCTTGCCGGCCTCGCAACCGTTGTGCTGGCGCTTCCGACGGCGTCCCTCGCCGATGTGGCGGCAGTCGCCGAAGGTGCCGCCCTCGGCGCCTATGCCTTCACCGAATTCCGGTCCTCCAAGGACGGGTTGAAGGACCCGGTCAAGAACGCCGTCATCTTCACGGACCTGGCCGGCAACGAGGGCGTGGACGCCGCGCTGAAGCGTGCCGGACTGATCGGCAAGGCAGTGAACGCCACGCGGTCGCTGGTCAACCAGCCGCCCAGCCACCTCTACCCGGAAACGTTCGCCGAGGCTGCAAAAGACCTGGCCAAGGGCCTGCCCGTCAAAGTCACCGTCTGGGACGAAAAGCGGCTCGAAAAGGAAGGCTTCAGCGGCATCATGGGCGTCGGCAAGGGCTCCGCCCGCCAGCCCCGCCTCGTCAAGGTCGAATACTCCCCCGCCAAGGCAACCTCGAAGATCGCCCTCGTTGGCAAAGGCATCACGTTCGACACCGGCGGCATCTCCATCAAGCCGGCCCTCGGCATGGGCGACATGAAGAGCGACATGGCCGGTGCCGCCGTCGTCCTTAACACTGTCCTGGCCCTGGCGGGACTTGGCCTGCCGGTCAAGGCGACCGCCTGGCTCTGCATTGCCGAAAACATGCCCTCCGGCGCCGCTTCACGCCCGGCGGACGTCCTCACCATGTTCGGCGGCAAGACGGTGGAGGTCCTGAACACCGACGCCGAGGGCCGCCTGGTGATGGCCGACGGCATCGTGGCCGCGAGCCGCGAATACCCGGACGCCATCATCGACGTCGCCACGCTCACCGGCGCACAGCTGATTGCCCTGGGAAACCGCACCGCCGGGGTGATGGGCTCGGACAGCGTGACTGGTGCCTTGAGAGTGGCGGCGGACCGCGCCGGGGAACTTGTATGGCCCATGCCGCTTCCCGAGGAACTGCGCCCCAGCCTCGACTCGCAGGTAGCGGACCTTGCCAACATCGGCGAACGCCACGGCGGCATGATGACGGCCGCCGTTTTCCTGCGCGAATTCGTGGGTAAAGGCAAGGACGGGGAACAGATCCCCTGGGCCCACATCGACATCGCCGGGCCTTCCTTCAACAACGGAAGCCCCTATGGCTACACCCACAAGCAGGGAACGGGCTGCACGGTCCGGACCCTGGTGGCCTATGTGGAGGACATCCTCGCCGCCGCGTCCTGA
- a CDS encoding DUF4192 domain-containing protein has product MTSSEPLTVRGPEDILGFIPHSLGYWPANSLVAMTLQGKRLGATLRLDLPGPAVLADPAAFAETVSGYLAADEHADGTLLALFTNNGWLSGPGCYGGLLFGLESALAEAGMPVKEAWYVGDRYWRDARCSDPACCPLPGRPLEQIRDSLLNTEMVFRGSSIGPPPEERQLRPVPSLYRAAVLEAEAAWSARLDCRRQSRAQFDAVLSLWTGLLAGPWEELRQPLVDRDAFLRASLLVPAWRDAVLVMAAAGQAAAAAGAEEFGIFDEEQGLEPVVLPETTGVPEGGRSADVPLGPGERLGTPGYGEVLMGHEPAVPQWGTMDSLELVLGQLALLGGAPAAAALTGRGWIAWCRGRGSYSAAYFEEALEICPGYRLAELLLELVRRGTLCGWAARKEAAWQKFGPEAA; this is encoded by the coding sequence ATGACATCTTCAGAACCCCTTACAGTCCGCGGCCCGGAGGACATCCTGGGCTTCATTCCCCACTCGCTGGGATACTGGCCTGCCAACAGCCTGGTGGCCATGACGCTGCAGGGCAAAAGATTGGGGGCAACCCTCCGGCTGGATCTTCCCGGGCCGGCTGTGCTGGCTGATCCGGCCGCCTTCGCTGAAACAGTCTCCGGGTACCTGGCGGCAGACGAGCATGCCGACGGCACCCTGCTGGCACTTTTCACCAACAACGGGTGGTTGTCCGGTCCGGGCTGCTATGGCGGACTGCTCTTCGGCCTGGAATCCGCGCTGGCCGAAGCCGGAATGCCCGTGAAGGAGGCCTGGTACGTCGGGGACCGCTATTGGCGGGATGCGCGATGCTCGGACCCCGCCTGCTGCCCGCTGCCCGGACGCCCCTTGGAACAGATCCGGGACAGCCTGCTTAACACGGAAATGGTGTTCCGGGGAAGCAGCATTGGGCCGCCTCCCGAGGAGCGGCAACTCCGGCCCGTCCCCAGCCTTTACCGCGCGGCTGTGCTGGAGGCTGAAGCTGCGTGGTCGGCCCGGCTCGACTGCCGGCGGCAGAGCCGGGCGCAGTTTGATGCAGTGCTGAGCTTGTGGACCGGGTTGCTGGCGGGCCCGTGGGAGGAACTGCGCCAGCCGCTGGTGGACCGTGACGCTTTCCTGCGGGCCTCGCTGCTGGTGCCGGCATGGCGCGACGCTGTCCTGGTGATGGCGGCGGCGGGACAAGCGGCTGCCGCTGCCGGGGCCGAGGAGTTCGGGATCTTCGATGAGGAGCAGGGGTTGGAGCCTGTTGTTCTGCCGGAGACCACCGGTGTGCCGGAAGGCGGACGTTCGGCTGACGTTCCGCTGGGGCCAGGAGAACGGCTGGGGACGCCTGGTTACGGGGAAGTCCTCATGGGGCACGAGCCTGCGGTCCCGCAGTGGGGGACCATGGACTCCCTCGAGCTGGTCCTGGGGCAACTGGCCCTCCTTGGCGGTGCGCCTGCTGCGGCTGCATTAACAGGTAGGGGATGGATTGCCTGGTGCCGCGGGCGCGGCTCGTACTCGGCAGCGTATTTCGAGGAGGCCCTGGAGATCTGCCCCGGCTACCGGCTCGCGGAACTGCTGCTGGAGCTGGTCCGCCGGGGTACTTTGTGCGGCTGGGCGGCGCGGAAGGAGGCCGCCTGGCAGAAATTCGGGCCGGAAGCTGCCTGA
- the lpdA gene encoding dihydrolipoyl dehydrogenase, producing the protein MADQATAQEFDILVLGGGSGGYAAALRAVQLGLTVGLVEKAKLGGTCLHNGCIPTKALLHSAELADHARDSAKYGVNVTLDSIDITAVNAYKDGIIAGKYKGLQGLIKSKGITVIEGEGKLQGTDTIVVNGTAYKGKNIVLATGSYSRSLPGLEIGGKVITSDQALTMDFIPKSAIILGGGVIGVEFASVWKSFGVDVTIVEGLPSLVPNEDATIVKNFERAFKKRGIKFSTGVFFQGVEQNNDGVKVTLVDGKTFEADLLLVAVGRGPVTANLGYEEAGVTIDRGFVITNERLHTGVGNIYAVGDIVPGVQLAHRGYQQGIFVAEEIAGLKPVVVEDINIPKVTYSEPEIATVGYTEKAAKEKFGEDQVQTQEYNLAGNGKSSILGTSGLVKLVRQKDGPVVGVHMIGARMGEQVGEAQLIVNWEAYPEDVAQLVHAHPTQNEALGEAHLALAGKPLHG; encoded by the coding sequence GTGGCCGATCAGGCAACTGCGCAAGAATTCGACATCCTGGTACTCGGTGGAGGCAGCGGCGGGTACGCCGCCGCCCTGCGGGCCGTACAGCTTGGCCTTACCGTCGGCCTCGTGGAGAAGGCAAAGCTGGGCGGCACCTGCCTCCACAATGGCTGCATCCCCACCAAGGCGCTGCTGCACTCCGCAGAGCTCGCCGACCACGCCCGTGACTCCGCCAAGTACGGCGTGAACGTCACCCTCGACAGCATCGACATCACTGCTGTCAACGCGTACAAGGACGGCATCATCGCCGGCAAGTACAAGGGCCTCCAGGGCCTCATCAAGTCCAAGGGCATCACCGTCATCGAAGGTGAGGGCAAGCTCCAGGGCACTGACACCATCGTGGTGAACGGCACCGCCTACAAGGGCAAGAACATTGTCCTGGCCACCGGCTCCTACTCCCGCAGCCTTCCGGGCCTCGAAATCGGCGGCAAGGTCATCACCTCCGACCAGGCCCTGACCATGGACTTCATCCCCAAGAGCGCCATCATCCTGGGCGGCGGCGTCATCGGCGTCGAGTTCGCTTCCGTGTGGAAGTCCTTCGGCGTGGACGTCACCATCGTGGAGGGCCTGCCCTCGCTGGTTCCCAACGAGGACGCCACCATCGTCAAGAACTTCGAGCGGGCCTTCAAGAAGCGCGGCATCAAGTTCTCCACCGGCGTGTTCTTCCAGGGCGTCGAGCAGAACAACGACGGCGTCAAGGTCACCCTCGTGGACGGCAAGACGTTCGAAGCGGACCTGCTCCTGGTCGCCGTCGGCCGTGGCCCGGTCACCGCCAACCTGGGCTACGAGGAAGCAGGCGTCACCATCGACCGCGGCTTCGTCATCACCAACGAGCGCCTCCACACCGGCGTCGGCAACATCTACGCCGTCGGGGACATCGTCCCCGGCGTCCAGCTGGCCCACCGCGGCTACCAGCAGGGAATTTTCGTGGCCGAGGAAATCGCCGGCCTCAAGCCCGTGGTCGTCGAGGACATCAACATCCCCAAGGTCACCTACTCCGAACCCGAAATCGCCACCGTGGGCTACACCGAAAAGGCAGCCAAGGAGAAGTTCGGCGAGGACCAGGTCCAGACCCAGGAATACAACCTTGCCGGCAACGGCAAGAGCTCCATCCTGGGCACCTCCGGACTGGTCAAGCTGGTCCGCCAGAAGGACGGGCCCGTCGTGGGCGTCCACATGATCGGCGCCCGCATGGGCGAGCAGGTGGGCGAAGCCCAGCTGATCGTGAACTGGGAAGCATATCCCGAGGATGTGGCGCAGCTGGTGCACGCCCACCCCACCCAGAACGAGGCCCTGGGCGAGGCCCACCTGGCACTCGCGGGCAAGCCCCTGCACGGCTAG
- a CDS encoding RNA polymerase sigma factor, whose amino-acid sequence MTPSSTKKDPAAQDELSAEQKQAATNAKRAATRAANKASAGEAGADGKREPKKRGPKPGAKAAAEAAGKSASDADDEVEEAEEDLDDIVLEGPDVVEEDAEADPVKGAAGSGKGFVYSDADDDDAPVQQVMSAGATADPVKDYLKQIGKVALLNAEQEVDLALRIEAGLFAEEKINADDGSMDAKYKRELEFIIHDGKRAKNHLLEANLRLVVSLAKRYTGRGMLFLDLIQEGNLGLIRAVEKFDYTKGFKFSTYATWWIRQAITRAMADQARTIRIPVHMVEVINKLARVQRQMLQDLGREPTPEELALELDMTPEKVVEVQKYGREPISLHTPLGEDGDSEFGDLIEDSEAVVPADAVSFTLLQEQLHSVLDTLSEREAGVVAMRFGLTDGQPKTLDEIGKVYGVTRERIRQIESKTMSKLRHPSRSQVLRDYLD is encoded by the coding sequence GTGACCCCGTCTTCCACGAAGAAGGACCCCGCCGCCCAGGACGAACTGTCCGCTGAGCAGAAGCAGGCTGCGACAAACGCCAAGCGGGCCGCCACTCGGGCAGCCAACAAGGCTTCTGCCGGTGAAGCTGGTGCGGACGGCAAGCGTGAGCCCAAAAAGCGCGGCCCCAAGCCCGGCGCGAAGGCAGCCGCCGAGGCTGCCGGCAAGTCGGCCTCTGACGCCGATGATGAGGTAGAAGAAGCCGAGGAAGACCTCGACGACATCGTCCTCGAAGGACCTGACGTTGTTGAAGAGGATGCCGAAGCTGATCCCGTGAAGGGTGCTGCCGGATCGGGCAAGGGCTTCGTCTACTCCGACGCCGATGACGACGACGCACCTGTCCAGCAGGTCATGTCAGCCGGCGCCACCGCCGACCCCGTCAAGGACTACCTGAAGCAGATCGGTAAGGTTGCACTGCTCAACGCCGAGCAGGAAGTGGACCTTGCGCTCCGGATCGAAGCCGGACTGTTTGCTGAAGAGAAGATCAACGCAGACGACGGCTCCATGGATGCGAAGTACAAGCGCGAGCTTGAGTTCATCATCCACGACGGCAAGCGCGCCAAGAACCACCTGCTCGAAGCCAACCTGCGCCTGGTGGTTTCGCTGGCAAAGCGCTACACCGGACGCGGCATGCTTTTCCTGGACCTGATCCAGGAAGGCAACCTGGGCCTCATCCGCGCCGTGGAGAAGTTCGACTACACCAAGGGTTTCAAGTTCTCCACGTACGCCACCTGGTGGATCCGCCAGGCGATCACCCGCGCCATGGCAGACCAGGCACGCACCATCCGTATCCCGGTGCACATGGTTGAAGTCATCAACAAGCTGGCCCGCGTCCAGCGCCAGATGCTGCAGGACCTCGGCCGGGAACCCACGCCGGAAGAGCTGGCCCTCGAACTGGACATGACGCCCGAAAAGGTGGTTGAGGTCCAGAAGTACGGCCGCGAGCCCATTTCGCTGCATACGCCCCTGGGCGAGGACGGCGACTCGGAGTTCGGCGACCTGATCGAGGATTCCGAGGCCGTTGTCCCGGCCGATGCTGTGAGCTTCACGCTGCTGCAGGAACAGCTCCACTCCGTACTGGACACCCTCTCCGAGCGTGAGGCAGGCGTTGTGGCCATGCGGTTTGGACTGACCGACGGACAGCCGAAGACTTTAGACGAAATCGGCAAGGTCTACGGAGTCACGCGTGAGCGTATCCGCCAGATCGAATCCAAGACCATGTCCAAGCTGCGCCACCCCTCCCGGTCGCAGGTCCTCCGGGACTACCTGGACTAG
- a CDS encoding MFS transporter, whose translation MTAPRAWLIWTIGVFGYLVAVSQRTSFGVVGLEATERFHASASAISFFTVLQLLVYAGLQIPVGLLVDRFGSRAMIAGGAVLMGLGQLQLAFADSIPGGVAGRVLVGAGDAMTFISVIRLIPLWFAPARVPLVTQLTGMSGQLGQLISVLPFAFLLHSAGWTPAFLMLAGMSGLAVVLVVLLLQDVPPGTPRKQEQQGLKATGASLARAWRQPGTRLGLWSHFTIQFSGTVFAMTWGYPFLISGQGLDAGTVATLMALYVAAAMAVGPFIGRFVSRHPLRRSTMVLLIAAATAGAWAAVLLTPGRSPLWLLAGLVVVLAIGGPGSMIGFDFARTFNPAHRIGTATGIVNVGGFIAALVAIFLIGLVLDVLYAGGFSNGVLYGLDPFRIALSVQFVLLGFGVVAMLVCRRKVRRQMAAQGVVVPPLRSALARQRRENLARRSKAAASRTSKASGD comes from the coding sequence GTGACCGCACCCCGAGCCTGGCTGATCTGGACCATTGGAGTTTTCGGGTACCTGGTGGCCGTCTCCCAGCGCACCTCCTTCGGTGTAGTCGGGCTTGAGGCTACGGAACGTTTCCACGCCAGCGCCTCGGCAATCTCGTTCTTCACCGTCCTCCAGCTGCTCGTGTATGCCGGACTCCAGATCCCGGTAGGGCTGCTGGTGGACCGCTTCGGATCCCGCGCCATGATTGCCGGCGGCGCCGTTCTGATGGGCCTTGGCCAGCTCCAGCTGGCGTTCGCCGACAGCATCCCCGGCGGCGTGGCCGGCCGGGTCCTCGTGGGCGCCGGCGACGCCATGACCTTCATCTCGGTGATCCGACTGATCCCGCTCTGGTTTGCGCCCGCGCGGGTGCCGCTGGTGACGCAACTGACAGGCATGTCCGGGCAGTTGGGGCAGCTGATCAGTGTCCTCCCGTTCGCGTTCCTCCTCCACTCCGCCGGCTGGACCCCGGCGTTCCTGATGCTGGCCGGGATGTCCGGACTCGCCGTCGTCCTGGTGGTGCTGCTGCTGCAGGACGTGCCGCCCGGCACCCCGCGGAAGCAGGAGCAGCAGGGCCTGAAGGCCACTGGTGCCTCACTGGCCCGCGCGTGGCGCCAGCCGGGCACGCGGCTGGGCTTGTGGAGCCACTTCACCATCCAGTTCAGCGGCACTGTCTTTGCGATGACGTGGGGCTATCCGTTCCTGATTTCCGGGCAGGGCCTGGACGCCGGAACCGTGGCAACTTTGATGGCGTTGTATGTGGCGGCCGCCATGGCCGTGGGCCCCTTCATTGGACGCTTTGTCTCCCGTCATCCGCTGCGGCGCTCCACCATGGTCCTCCTGATCGCCGCCGCCACTGCCGGGGCGTGGGCCGCTGTCCTGCTGACGCCGGGACGTTCACCGCTGTGGCTCTTGGCCGGCCTGGTGGTGGTGCTCGCCATCGGCGGCCCCGGTTCCATGATCGGCTTTGACTTTGCGCGCACCTTCAACCCCGCACACCGGATCGGCACAGCCACGGGAATTGTTAATGTCGGCGGGTTCATCGCCGCGCTTGTTGCCATTTTCCTCATCGGCCTGGTTCTGGACGTGCTGTACGCCGGCGGGTTCTCCAACGGCGTGCTGTACGGGCTGGATCCGTTCCGGATTGCCCTGAGCGTCCAGTTCGTGCTGCTCGGTTTCGGCGTCGTGGCCATGCTGGTATGCCGGCGGAAGGTGCGCCGGCAGATGGCGGCCCAAGGAGTTGTGGTGCCGCCCCTTCGCAGCGCCCTGGCCCGCCAGCGCCGGGAAAACCTGGCCCGGCGCAGCAAGGCAGCGGCTTCGAGGACCAGTAAGGCGTCCGGGGACTAG